One window from the genome of Sphingomonas lacunae encodes:
- a CDS encoding heme o synthase, producing the protein MPADWRDFLALTKPRVMSLAIFTALCGMLVAPGEIIHPVLGFTAILAIALGAGASGALNQWYEVDVDRAMKRTAGRPLPSGRMDKVSALHFGVGLGVFSVLLLGFATNWTAAAMLAVSILFYLLVYTIWLKPRTPQNIVIGGAAGAFPPVIGWAAATGDVSTAVPLLSMPWMMFLLIFLWTPPHFWALSLFVRTDYANAGIPMLPVVAGESATRRQIFLYTLPMVACAVAIWLIGYAGLVYGVIATSLSLLFLLLATHVGFRSTETDDGMKPERRLFWFSILYLFILFAALVADRWIGLV; encoded by the coding sequence ATGCCCGCCGACTGGCGCGACTTCCTCGCCCTGACCAAGCCGCGCGTCATGAGCCTCGCCATCTTCACTGCCCTGTGTGGCATGTTGGTGGCTCCTGGGGAGATTATTCACCCCGTTCTTGGCTTCACCGCCATCCTTGCAATAGCACTTGGGGCAGGGGCGAGCGGCGCGCTCAATCAATGGTATGAGGTGGATGTCGACCGGGCGATGAAACGGACGGCTGGACGGCCGCTCCCATCGGGCCGCATGGACAAGGTCTCGGCGCTCCATTTTGGTGTCGGCCTTGGTGTTTTTTCGGTTCTGTTGCTTGGTTTTGCGACCAACTGGACGGCTGCGGCGATGCTGGCCGTCTCGATCCTGTTCTATCTCCTTGTATACACCATCTGGCTAAAGCCCCGGACACCGCAGAATATTGTGATCGGCGGTGCCGCTGGAGCGTTCCCGCCGGTGATCGGCTGGGCCGCAGCCACCGGCGACGTCTCCACCGCCGTGCCTTTGCTTTCCATGCCCTGGATGATGTTCCTCCTGATCTTCCTGTGGACGCCGCCGCATTTCTGGGCGTTGTCGCTGTTTGTCCGGACGGATTATGCCAATGCAGGAATCCCGATGCTTCCGGTTGTGGCCGGCGAAAGCGCAACCCGGCGCCAGATTTTCCTCTACACGCTGCCAATGGTGGCCTGTGCGGTTGCCATCTGGCTTATCGGCTATGCCGGTCTGGTCTATGGTGTCATCGCCACCAGCCTCAGCCTCCTCTTTCTCCTTTTGGCCACGCATGTAGGCTTTCGTTCGACCGAGACCGATGATGGCATGAAACCCGAACGCCGCCTGTTCTGGTTCTCGATCCTTTATCTTTTCATCCTGTTCGCCGCACTGGTGGCAGATCGCTGGATTGGCCTTGTATGA